TACATAATTAGATCACTGCACGAAAAAACCGACACCAGGAAGATAAAGGCCTGGCGCAAGATAATCTCACCTGTGGGAACCAGAATCGGGCCGGTATTCTCAGGTAGTGcaatatcttcttgtttGCTAGTAAGCTGCACGCGAACCTGCCTCTGCGTAGAGGCCGCAGCCGAAGTGGAATTTGAACCCTCGCTCATTTTGGAACCGTAAAAGGACAAATGGAACTGGGGAGTCTGAAGCGGCGTTGTCAAAAATCGAATCGGTTCGCAGTAGACAAAACCTGCGCAGACTGAGGAAAAAAATACGGCGACCGGTGCGGCCAATTGCGCAAAGCGCGGAGATCCCCGCAGTCAGTTCAAGAACTTGAACTATGTATGCTATTCTTTGCCCTAGTCCTACAATCTGTAGATACTAGTATGGTCGAATTGCCTATCATATTATACTCCACTATTATATACAATACATTTGTACTAGTGCTTATCATCTCGAGACTCGTCGAATTTCTGCAATTGCCTTTCGCCTGTAGTCGGACTCCGCGAAAAGAGCCTCGATAAGATCAACCACCTCATCAGCCGAAAATTCTAGACGGAGTTCGCCTTCCAGCCAGAGGAACTTAATGTCGGCCAACGAACTTTCCAATATGTTGATAAGGTACTGGAATTTCAGCCAGTTTCGCACGTAGACAGCGGTCATTGGTACACGTGCAATATCATCCGCTGTCTCTGGCATGAATAGTTCCTCCAGCTTAGACACTTGGTTGCAGAACAACACAAGCTGTTGAGACTGAGCCTCCGATATATCCCCTAATTCTTCAATCTCaatgatgatcttgttgataaCTGTTGATACCAGAGAACCAACAGACTGAAGCAGTGCGGAATGTGACAGGATTGGTTGCCATTCCTTGTAGACGTCATGGATTCTGTCAACAGTTGCACTGACCGCGTTTTCACATTCTCCCAGGAATGGTTGCTCAGAACATTGGCTGAAGCCTTGTGCACCGTCTAGCAGGTCTGTGACAATGGTGCGCTGCGTTTGCATCTCTTTGCTGTAGGCGAATTTGCCACACTTCTCGAGCGCATCAATATCAGCATGGAGCCTGGAAAGCTGATGTTCCTCTGCAAGGTTGCGCACTTTGTCAGCAAGATACAAACTATCGTTGTATAGGTACATTTGCCCTGAGTTGAGTTTAAGACCGTAGAACGATGACGCCGTGGCCTTGAACATGGCGAGGATCAAGGTCGGAAGCGCAAGTAGGCCTGCACCTGAGGAAACAACGCGAGAGTGGGAATGTCTGGAATAGAGTCAGCATATGTGTGGGTAATCAAGTCAACATCGACTTACTTAGGTTGCGATATAGCTTCAGAATCTTTGATTTGCTGCTGAATGATTCCAAGGATAGAATCGGGGATGTCGGTTACGGTATACTGCTCTTTCAGTGTGACCTCCCGTGGAGAAGCATGATGTGATGAATCTTTCCCATTGACAGGTTTGCCCCCATTTGTACTTTTAGTCTGTGCATCATCGggttgctcttcttcatcttcgtctccCCAGCCCCAAGCATCGGCggcatcatcttcagtaGATGGATCAGGTTTTGTTTCGGCTGTGTTCTCTTCggtatcatcatccagaccCCATGCGCTgacatcctcttcatcttctttattttcaGAATGCTTCGCTGTGGTCTCATGTTCGTTGTCGTCATCCCAGCCAGCATCCCAATCTTCAGTCGTATTTTCCAGTAGAACCTCATCCTTTCCAGAAACCTCCTCTTTTTCGACGCGTTCTACCTGCTTTGTGGTACCTTGGCTAGCGGCCAGGACTTTGCGAACTTGGTCCAATGAATCGACTCGACGCTTGGTGAGCCATAAACGAGGCGCCTGATTGACCCAAGAAACAAGTTCTTCATACCCCTGCCACCCCAATGTCTCGATCGTATTTGTGAACTTTATAACGTAATTTAAGATATCTTCGAATATATGCAGGCCTTCAAGGTCTGTGGGTATGGAGGAAGATAGCCAGCACGATATGACCTTCGACGAGAGTGTCGGAATGAGTGAACTCGAAAATGAGTCCGAGATTGTTGCTGGAACGTGTTGGCGTAGGAAGCCCAAGACTGTGGAGAGGCGGTCTAAAACATCAGGCACTGATGCCTTCGATGGCTGGGATTCTACTCGGATTGATGAGTCTCCAACCTGGACGTCACAGCTTTGTCCTTCAATTGCGGGTAATAAGATAGGCTCGAAAAGGGTAGCAATTAAGTCCTTCTCGAACTTATCCTTGCACAAGGCGAGCATATCAAGGTGGACCAGAGCCGCGATAGTTTCTTCCAATGGATGCCCTGTTTTATTCAATAAAAGTTGCCAGATCCAGGTTTGGGAGAATTGCTTACCATTATTATTCAAGAGTGTCAATGTACTCGCCGTTCTGTCAACGTTCAGCTGCTTGCTCCAGCGAGCCCGGAGGTACTCCGCAATCTCCCTCCGTAGTTCGCCGACATTCTCTAATAATACGTGCATGACAGTTGTGTTTGAAAAGAGATTGTCTCTTTTTATGGCCTGCTCGGTCGCTTCTAATGTTTCGATTGCATCCATGACTTGGCCCTCTCCAAGGATGGCTCGCCCAGCATCGAGTCGCTGACATAGTCTTTGCACTTCCTCAAGAGTGTGCGTTACAGCTTGGTTGAATGCGATTTCAGTTTCAACCAGTTGGAACTTGGCAGcggcatcttcaaccttcaGCTGTAAAGGGTTTGTATTTTCATGCTGCGCGACAATTTCCCTCGCAGTGACACGAGATCGCTCGATGTCAGCATGAAGCTGTTTTGCTTGCGAAATCCACCCATCGGCGTCGAAGTCATTGTCTCGGCTCAGTGTAGTAATATCCGCCTATATGACATGAAGAATAAGTATATCGTGGATTAGTCGCAGGGGGCTGGCCGCAGCGCGGGGTTCTCAACTGGTGCTACTcacttccacttcttcccttGCCTTTGATATAAGCTCTAACTCTTTTGCGAGAGCAGATACCGGAAACTCCGCGGCGATGACATTCTCAGAGGTTGGGTAGGTGCCCTCCGTTACAAAACCAAGCACTGACTGGCATATCTCCTGCTCCGATGCCTTGTGGGCCATAGTGAACGTGTTTGATTGTGACCAGCTCTGCTGCTCCTCAACGAATGATAAGGCCCCTCTGCAGAAAGGACCAACGCGAGTAACCCAATATGTTACTCGCTTTCGACAGATCGAAAAACCCCTTCAATTGAATTTCCTGGAATGGTTGGCAGCAGCAAacagaggagaagaaggaaacgaGCTGTCAACCCCATGTGACTTCATCGCTTTCACCGCCTTGGTCCCAATTCATGAACATTCAATTGGAGGAATTTTGGTGGACTATGAGTTGTGAATTTCTTATTTCTGCTGTTCAGTTTgactgtttcttttctttacaCTCCTTGTAGTTCTGATTGACCTATCCAGAGGTCATGTCCTGAGTAACTCTACATGTGTAATTGAGCATTTGTTGGCGTGGTGATTCTCCAAAACAACGGGACCCAAACTCCACTCTCGTGGTCACAGTTCAAGGGTACCGAAACCCAACTGCGTCCAAACTGCCCACGACGTCCTTGGAACATAAATATCAGCTGTTAAGCAGAGTCCATCGTGCTGTCTCGATTCTTCTTACGAGGCTTGACTTGGGCAAACCCTATTCGATCCATGTAAGTTCTTATCGTCAGCTCGCTATTtttgggaagagaaaaaaaggaaacagaaaaagggaaaaagagacagcCCCTCTTCCATCAAGTGGCAGGCAGAAAGACACTGTTACCCATTGGGCGTATTATGTTCACCAATTTTGTCTCAGCATGTTTTTGGGATGCTGTTCACCTCAgtctgcttcttcaatatTCTATTTGTATCTTAGTTTACTTTGATTTAGTAGTGAAATCCGTGCTTTAGCTTGTGGTTTAGCGTCGCTATATAGTATCGCCTACTGACCCCTGTACAGATCATTGTCACAAACAACGATCGCAAACTCTGGGTTTAAGGTGCATCTTCAGAGGTTCTCAGGGTCGCTTAGCAAAATGTCCCCGAGTCAGAAAAGCCATTTCAAGTTACTACAGAAATTCAAACCGGACTACTCGCCAAGCGAATTTGTCCAGTATGAATCTGAACGAACTGGCATGCGGGTCGTGGTCATCGACCAGAAAGGCCCTAAGGTAACAGGATACTTTGTTCTTGCCACAGAAATCCATGATGATTCAGGAGCGCCCCATACGTTGGAGCATCTGTGCTTCATGGGTTCTCGCAATTACAGATACAAGGGATTTCTTGATAAGCTCGCTACGCGGGTTTATTCGAGCACCAATGCCTGGACAGCCACAGACCATACAGCGTATACGCTTGACACAGCTGGATGGGAAGGATTTGCACAGATTCTGCCCGTATACCTTGAGCATGTAATTGCCCCAACCTTGACAGATGAAGGCTGCTACACAGAAGTACATCACATCGATGGAACTGGAAACGATGCAGGTGTTGTGTACTCAGAGATGCAGGGTGTGCAGAATAACGCTGCAGAACTGATAGACTTGAGCGCTCGTCGTTTGACTTACCCACCTGGTGTGGGCTTTCGTTATGAGACCGGTGGTATGATGGAGCAGCTCCGCGTTCTCACGGCAGAGAGAATTAGAGAATTTCATCGAGAGATGTATCAACCAAAAAACCTGTGCCTGATCATCACCGGCGAGGTCGATCATGCCAATATGCTTGAGACTCTGGATAAATTTGAAGATACCATTCTAGATGTTATTCCCAGTCCAGATGCTCCATTCAAGCGACCATGGGTGGACTCCAAGCAGGCCCCGCCATTGGAAAAATCTATTGTGGAGAAGGTAGAGTTTCCCGAAGAAGACGAGTCTTTTGGGGAGATTGAGATCAGATTCCAAGGACCGGATTCTACAGACCCCGTTCAAAGTAAGCAGTAAACCCTTCCTTTCATCTCGCAACTATACTCACACCTTAAAAGCTGGGGCCGTCAATGTTACACTTCTGTACCTTGCTGGATCATCCGCCTCTCTTCTAGACAACATCCTTGTCGAAAAGGAGCAGTTGGCAAGTGCCGTCTACTATACAACTGAAGACCACCCCTCTATCGAGATTCGGTTCACCCTGACTAGTGTGGAGACCGATAAACTAGCCCAGGTGGAACGGCGCTTCTTTGAAGTGCTGAAGGGTGCAATGGAGAAAGAGCTAGACATGAACTATCTGAAAGAATGCATTGACCGGCAAAGGCGGACCTGGAAATTCTCTACTGAAAGCTCCGCTTCCTCTCTCGCCGAGTACGTTATCTCGGATTTCCTGTTTGGAAAGAAGGATGGTTCGACCCTCCTAGATGTTGCGACCTTGAAAGAGTACGACGTGctggagaaatggagtgAGAATGAATGGCGGAGTTTCATTAAGAGGTGGATTTCGGATGCTCCCCATGTCACTATTTTGGGCGTGCCATCCATGAAGTTGTCTGAAACactgaagaaggaggaagaagccagagTTGCAGCACAGAAGAAGCGTCTTGGTGAAGCAGGCCTGAAGGAGCTGGCTGAGAAGCttgagaaagcaaaggccGAGAATGACAAGGAGATACccaaggagatgttggagagATTCAGAATCCCTGGGATTGAATCGATCCATTTTGTGGAAACTACCACGGCCAGATCTGGTGCTGCTTTGAAAGCGGGACGCCCCGACCATACTGCCCAGAAGCTGATAGACGCCGATGGCTCGGAAATGCCTCTGTTTATCCACTTTGAACACATTCCTAGCAATTTCGTCCAGCTTTCCCTTCTTATCTCAGCCCAGTCCGTTCCGGTTCAACTTCGCCCCCTTCTTTCTATCTACACTGAAGctttcttcaacctcccagTTCAGCGTGATGGAAGGACCGTCAACTTCGAACAGGTTGTCGTTGAGTTGGAGAGGGACACAGTTGGATATGCGATGGAAAATGCCAGAAGCCTAGGCAACTCAGAAATGCTGCGCATCTCCTTCCAAGTCGAACTGGAGAAATATAACACGGCGATTGCATGGCTTCAGGAGCTATCCTGGAACTCAATTTTCGACGTGGAGCGACTGCGAGCAATTACCAGCCGCCTTCTCTCCGACGTGCCTGATTCAAAGCGTAGCGGCGATGACATGCTCGCGGCAGTGCATGTCATGGTCCACTACGCAGCTGAGTCCATCGTCCGCGCCCGAAGCACCCTGGTGAAGGCACGCTATCTCAAGAGAATTAAGAAGCAGTTGGCAGAGGAGCCAGAACTCGTGGTCTCCCGCATGGAAGAAATCCGAAAGGCACTCTTCCAGTTCGAAAACATGCGAGTTTTGGTTATTGCTGACCTTGAGAAACTCAAGAGCCCTGTCTCTGCCTGGAAGCCATTTGTCGAGCGACTTGGTGCCATTTCTACCCTCCAGCCCATTacagcaagaagagcctTGCTGAGCGAGGCCGGTCAGAATTTGGGTGGAGAGTCCTACGTGGTGCCTATGCCCACGATTGACTCGTCGTTCGCGTACGCAACTGCTCGGGGCCTTGATTCGTACAACGACCCCAGGCTTCCGGCGCTGTTGGTTGCAATTGCCTACATGAATGCAGTTGAGGGTCCTCTCTGGGTTGCAGTTCGTGGCACTGGTCTGGCATATGGCACCAACTTTGCTTACAACATCGACACTGGCTTTGTCAACTTTGACGTGTACCGGTCTCCTAACGCTCACAAGGCCTTCGAGTCGAGCAAGCAGATTGTCAAGGACCATCTGTCCGGTGCTATTCCATTCGACCCTCTGATGCTGGAGGGCTCGATCAGCAGCATCGTAGTCAGCTATGCCAACGAGCAGGCGACCATTGCTGGTGCAGCCCAGGGTAGCTTTACCCGCCAGGTCGTGCGCAACTTGCCCAGCGActacaaggagaagatgcttCGGCAGGTTCGGAACATTAgcgttgatgatatcaagggCGCGCTCCGGGACAtcattcttcctctgtttGATCCCAAGACGGCCAACATCGTTATTACCTGCGCTACGGTGCTTGAAGAGGTATGATTACAACTGGCGACCCCACCGCATAAAGCGCTTAATGCTAACCACTTCGTTCAGACTATCAAGGAAGGTCTCCAGTCGTCCGGTTTCACTCCCGAGGTGCAGCCGCTCAAGGACTTTGAGGATGACTACGGCCTGAAGGTcggtgatgacgaggacgaggagtccgacgacgaagacgatgatgacgaataTGAAACTGGATcggaagaagacgaagacgacgacgagtGATGCTTTTCAATAACGAAACTGGTAGAGATATTTATGATGATTAGAATAGTATACATCAAGATCTGGCATGAAACAACCAATCAGTAGACGAAGACAGGCAGCAAGCAGCAATAGAAAAGCCATAGATTAGGAACCTCGATCTAatgtcttttttttatgttaCCTATATCTACGCACTAGTCCCATACACGTACGTAGCATTCCGCGATTATATCTCATAGGGCCCCGAGTAGAGAGAAAACCCAACAAACACATTGCACATAAAAAGATCTATGTATTGTATATGGTACAGTAGGACCACCGTGTCCCGTTATATCCAAGGCATTAATAACCTTTCCCCGATgactaagaaaagaaagcctcAAGCCCTCAAATGACGaacaaaagaacaaaaccaaaTAGCTCAACAAACCCATCATACAAACCCCCAATGTTGTCCGACGGTATATACCCACCCGACAATCAAGGCATTCCCATCCGTTCAGCACACGATAACAGACACGCCCCCTAGACCGTCTACCAACTCAACGACTTGCGGCCCTTCGCCCTCCTCCGCAAAATGATCATCCGTCCTCCACGCGACCGCACCCGGGCCAAGAATCCGTGACGCCGTTTCTGCACCCGTCGCGAGGGATTGTAGGTCGCGCGCTTACCGGCCAGGGAAGCACTGGCGGTGAAAGAGCGGGTCTGTTGGGCGGAGGGCGTGGCTGCGGAGGGAAGTTGTGTGTTGCTTAGGGTCTGGAGTTGGGGAcggatggtggtggtgaagtTGGTCATGGGGCGGAGTGGTGAGGAGAGGGTACTGaaaggtgttgttgttgaggttTTGGGGGTGAGGTATCTAGAACAGAACTGTCAGTACCGTGGACCTGTTCCTGAGATCAGGTGTATGGGGCGTGGTTTGGGTGATGGAGTGGTATGGTAGCCCTATGCTTGTTACCTACCTCGACATGGACATCGGGGAGGAGTACGTCCTCAGGGCGGAGGGCATGGCCCTGCACCGGAAGCAAAGCATTGTTGCGGATTGAATGTAGTGTGGACACCAAGAACGGACCGCGTAGGttaaaaagaagaaggatggcgTGGGATCCGGAGAGGGATTGACTGATGGGGGTGGGAGGGTAGAGGACCGCTTGGAGTTATCGATTGATGGGCGGAAACGAAAATTGAACCTCCGGCGGAGAGAGCACGGACCACCCTCTTCGTCCTagaactttttttcttttgggagGAACATGCTTCTTCCATTTTAATGTTagctctctctctctgtctttACATTTGCGCGTGCACGATCGACCTTTATATTTACTTCATTTGTCGCTTTACTGAATAATAGACGGGCTCTTTTTAATTGCGCACAGTACACCACCATAAAGAGGAAAATTCCAACACTATACCATAAACCGAACATTCAAACCGTCACAATGGCTACAGGCCCCTCGCCCCTCCCCCCAACATTCATTCTCAATTCGAAGTCCATCTCCCAATCAGCGGCGCATGACTTTCTCGCTGCCTACATCGACCTCGCCGCTACAGACCCCGCATATCAACCCAACGCCGGAATCAGCGAGCATGGCCCGGTTTCGCGTACCACAGCCGCTGCGCCTAACCTCACGATACACAACTTGAAGCGCGTGAAGGCCGGCCTGGCGGGCGAGGTCCTAGGACGCGATTTGGCGCTCGCTAAGCTGGAAGAGGGAGATgcgcagcaacagcagcaagtGGGGGCGAATGGAGACTGGGAGGATGcgaagaagttccaggagGGTGAGAATGGCGATGCCGTGCAGGACGAGAACGATGCGCAGGGGCAGATGGAGGTAGACGATGCGGAACAGGATGCTGGTGCTCTTGAtaaggaggaaaggaagcggaagaagaaagagaggagattgGCAGAGAAGAGGGCGAAAGCGAAGGCTGAGACTCAAGCCGAAGAGTAAATCCGGCGGCAAAGGGAAAGACAGTGAgtaaaaaatagaaaaagaagaggcTGTTATGGGTCTATGATTGGAAGGATTTGTTGGCATCATTTTGCTATGGGATTGATTCTGTTTGGTTGGGTATCAAAAGCCACGCATCTTGTATTTGGCGTACCAGTGGAGTTCTCTTATTTTCTGTGTTATTACTATTCTTTCTGAACGATGGATTCCCACACTTCTACAAAAAAACACCAACCCCATCCCACAGGACCGGATAACCGAAAAATTTCACAAGTCCGAACACTAACCGAGAACGCGAGTAAAGATAGCAGCATCAGAATGGCTTACAGCTCGCGGTCAGCAGCTTTAACTGgcttctcatcatcctccgcCTTATAATCAGTGACCTTTCCACCCTTCCAGCCGAGAGCCTTGAGTCGCTCCGAAAGGATCGGGTGAGAGTAGTGATAGCTGGCGTACATCCAA
The sequence above is a segment of the Aspergillus oryzae RIB40 DNA, chromosome 3 genome. Coding sequences within it:
- a CDS encoding uncharacterized protein (predicted protein), yielding MAHKASEQEICQSVLGFVTEGTYPTSENVIAAEFPVSALAKELELISKAREEVEADITTLSRDNDFDADGWISQAKQLHADIERSRVTAREIVAQHENTNPLQLKVEDAAAKFQLVETEIAFNQAVTHTLEEVQRLCQRLDAGRAILGEGQVMDAIETLEATEQAIKRDNLFSNTTVMHVLLENVGELRREIAEYLRARWSKQLNVDRTASTLTLLNNNGHPLEETIAALVHLDMLALCKDKFEKDLIATLFEPILLPAIEGQSCDVQVGDSSIRVESQPSKASVPDVLDRLSTVLGFLRQHVPATISDSFSSSLIPTLSSKVISCWLSSSIPTDLEGLHIFEDILNYVIKFTNTIETLGWQGYEELVSWVNQAPRLWLTKRRVDSLDQVRKVLAASQGTTKQVERVEKEEVSGKDEVLLENTTEDWDAGWDDDNEHETTAKHSENKEDEEDVSAWGLDDDTEENTAETKPDPSTEDDAADAWGWGDEDEEEQPDDAQTKSTNGGKPVNGKDSSHHASPREVTLKEQYTVTDIPDSILGIIQQQIKDSEAISQPKHSHSRVVSSGAGLLALPTLILAMFKATASSFYGLKLNSGQMYLYNDSLYLADKVRNLAEEHQLSRLHADIDALEKCGKFAYSKEMQTQRTIVTDLLDGAQGFSQCSEQPFLGECENAVSATVDRIHDVYKEWQPILSHSALLQSVGSLVSTVINKIIIEIEELGDISEAQSQQLVLFCNQVSKLEELFMPETADDIARVPMTAVYVRNWLKFQYLINILESSLADIKFLWLEGELRLEFSADEVVDLIEALFAESDYRRKAIAEIRRVSR
- a CDS encoding putative zinc metalloprotease (predicted Zn2+-dependent endopeptidase, insulinase superfamily): MSPSQKSHFKLLQKFKPDYSPSEFVQYESERTGMRVVVIDQKGPKVTGYFVLATEIHDDSGAPHTLEHLCFMGSRNYRYKGFLDKLATRVYSSTNAWTATDHTAYTLDTAGWEGFAQILPVYLEHVIAPTLTDEGCYTEVHHIDGTGNDAGVVYSEMQGVQNNAAELIDLSARRLTYPPGVGFRYETGGMMEQLRVLTAERIREFHREMYQPKNLCLIITGEVDHANMLETLDKFEDTILDVIPSPDAPFKRPWVDSKQAPPLEKSIVEKVEFPEEDESFGEIEIRFQGPDSTDPVQTGAVNVTLLYLAGSSASLLDNILVEKEQLASAVYYTTEDHPSIEIRFTLTSVETDKLAQVERRFFEVLKGAMEKELDMNYLKECIDRQRRTWKFSTESSASSLAEYVISDFLFGKKDGSTLLDVATLKEYDVLEKWSENEWRSFIKRWISDAPHVTILGVPSMKLSETLKKEEEARVAAQKKRLGEAGLKELAEKLEKAKAENDKEIPKEMLERFRIPGIESIHFVETTTARSGAALKAGRPDHTAQKLIDADGSEMPLFIHFEHIPSNFVQLSLLISAQSVPVQLRPLLSIYTEAFFNLPVQRDGRTVNFEQVVVELERDTVGYAMENARSLGNSEMLRISFQVELEKYNTAIAWLQELSWNSIFDVERLRAITSRLLSDVPDSKRSGDDMLAAVHVMVHYAAESIVRARSTLVKARYLKRIKKQLAEEPELVVSRMEEIRKALFQFENMRVLVIADLEKLKSPVSAWKPFVERLGAISTLQPITARRALLSEAGQNLGGESYVVPMPTIDSSFAYATARGLDSYNDPRLPALLVAIAYMNAVEGPLWVAVRGTGLAYGTNFAYNIDTGFVNFDVYRSPNAHKAFESSKQIVKDHLSGAIPFDPLMLEGSISSIVVSYANEQATIAGAAQGSFTRQVVRNLPSDYKEKMLRQVRNISVDDIKGALRDIILPLFDPKTANIVITCATVLEETIKEGLQSSGFTPEVQPLKDFEDDYGLKVGDDEDEESDDEDDDDEYETGSEEDEDDDE
- a CDS encoding mitochondrial 54S ribosomal protein bL34m (predicted protein) — translated: MLCFRCRAMPSALRTYSSPMSMSSTLSSPLRPMTNFTTTIRPQLQTLSNTQLPSAATPSAQQTRSFTASASLAGKRATYNPSRRVQKRRHGFLARVRSRGGRMIILRRRAKGRKSLSW